The Malus domestica chromosome 13, GDT2T_hap1 genome includes a window with the following:
- the LOC103451793 gene encoding uncharacterized protein has protein sequence MGKDAKAGGKGKGKAAGGSDDGGGKGKGKGKSGKAADGLGTCTYVKARHILCEKQGKINEAYKKLQDGWLENGDKVPQPEFAKLAAEYSECPSGKKGGDLGWFPRGKMAGPFQDVAFATPIGATSAPFKSTHGYHIILCEGRKN, from the exons ATGGGGAAGGATGCGAAGGCAGGAGGAAAGGGGAAGGGAAAGGCGGCGGGCGGCAGCGACGACGGTggaggaaaaggaaaaggaaaaggaaaatccGGGAAGGCCGCCGATGGGCTAGGCACCTGCACTTATGTGAAAGCAAGGCACATACTTTGTGAAAAGCAGGGCAAAATCAACGAAGCCTACAAGAAGCTGCAGGACGGATGGCTCGAAAACGGCGACAAAGTCCCTCAGCCGGAGTTCGCGAAACTGGCGGCGGAGTACTCCGAGTGCCCGTCGGGGAAGAAAGGCGGGGATCTTGGGTGGTTCCCTCGCGGGAAGATGGCAGGACCTTTTCAGGATGTTGCTTTCGCTACTCCAATTGGGGCAACCAGTGCGCCTTTCAAATCGAC GCATGGTTACCACATTATCTTGTGCGAAGGCAGAAAGAATTAA